cactgagctTGGGGATACTGGTTTGGGGACTCTGgattttggggacactggggctagGGACCCTGGAATTGGGGACAGACACTGGGATTGGGGACCCTGAATTTGGGGCCCTGCACTTGGGGACCCTGGGTTTGGGGACTCTAGATCTGGGGACCCTGGGTTTGGGAATACTGGGTCTGGAGACCCTGGACTTGGGGATACCAGATTTGGACACTCTGGACTTGGGAGACCCTGGATTTTGGGACCCTAGGTCTGGGGACCCCAGATTTGGGGACCCTGAATTTTGGGGACGCTGGGCTTGGGGACTCTGGATTTTGGAGATTCTGGATTTGGGGACCCTGGAACTTGGGGAccctgtcctcacctgtcatAGATGGGCCCTTTGAAAGTCGGGTCATATTTCTGTGGCGTTCCTGCGGGGAGGAACAACAGGGATGGCAATGAGGAATGGCCGGGGCGGGAGGAAGgcactcctcatcctcctcacccCACGCTAAAGGAGCCAAACGCTTCCCAAAAGCCCCTCGGGATGAACCAGGAAAACATCTGCGGATCCGCTTCCCGAGCCGGGAAACAACGGCTCCCTGTGAAAACTCACTCCCACAGGTGGCTCTGCCCGAAATGCGCCCAAACTGCCGCAAAAATGACCCGAAATCCCACGAAACACCAAAGAACCGGGGGGTCCCCGGGGGTCCCGCCGAAcccggggcagccccggcccctccgCAGCCCCTCCGGCGCCGCCGCTCcgctttatttctatttttatttctatttttatttttatttttagcgcGGGAGCGGAGCCAGCGTGGGAGCGGCCCGGGGCGGGGGGGCCGCGGTtttggggggcattttgggggggcCGCAGCAGCCCCAGACAGGGATCTGTGGTGTTATGGGGGGAGTCGCCCCAATAAACATTTCCCGTGCCCGGAACGCGTTtgctttggggtattttgggggggggATCTCCCCTCTCCAAAGCCCCCCGACCAGCGGCGCGGGGCGGGcagaaccagaaccagaaccGATCCCGGGACAGCCCGGCGCCGCGGAGACGCCGCAGAACCGCCGGAGCCGGTTTGTCCCGGTTTGTCCCGGTCTGTCCCGGTCTGTCCCGGCGCCGAGCGCGGCCGTCGGGCCGGTTCTGCGGCCGCGGGGCAGGGcggccccaaaccccccaaaaaacccccaaaaaaccccaaaccccctccccagccccccaaaACCGCCGCCCCCTCTCCGTGCGGCGCGCGGCCGCTTTTGCTTTCGCTTTGCCCCGCCGTTTCCAGCCCCGTTTTCCGCccattttggggttgttttccgCCTTCCCCCGCGGCCGTTTGACTCCTTCCGAGTGCAGGGAACCCCCAGAGGGGCCCCCGAACCGCGGGGAGCCCCAAAAACGCCCCCGGCCCGCAGCGGGAGGAGCCCCCGACCCACCGGGACCCCCGCTCGGAGCCCCCGAGCCCGGCGAGCCCCCCACGCCTCCCCCGAGCCCCGGCCGCGCTTCGAGCCCCGGTACCGGTACCGTGTTTGCCGTAgtagctgtccccgtgtccccccatcccGCCGAGCGCCCCCCGCACCCGCCGCCGTTGCCGTTGCCGTGGCCGTTCCCgtccgggccgggctgggctgggctgggccgggctcagGCGACCCCGCCTCCGTCACGGCCGCCCCAAATCCGCCCTCCGGGGCCCAAAGCCCGCCCCGAGAGcaccgggggacaccggggggaacGGGGGAGAGCCGGGGGGagcgggcaccggcaccggggggcaccggggaACACCGGAGGGAACCGGGGGGAACGGGCAGCGGCACCGGACGGAACCCGGGGGTTACCCGGGCAATTCCGGCACAAACCGATACCGGGCGGCCCCGGCGAACCCGGTCCGGAGGTCGGGAACGGGCGGGCAATGTCCGCTCCGTGCCGGGCAAGGGCCGGCGGGCGGTGCCGGTGCTGTCCCCGCCCCGGCTCTGCTCGGGTAAATAAAtcaccggcggcggcggcggcgggatcCCGGCTGCGCCCATAGGCCGCCGGTGATGTCAGGGCTGCGGGGGGCCCCCCCGCGCACGGCGAACAAAGGCCGGACCGGGGGCGCCCCGCCCGGAATAACGGGGGAACGGCGCCGGTCCCGCCCGGAATAACGGGGGAACGGCGCCGGTCCCgcctggggaggggtcccggggctgCCTCCACGCCCCTCCCTCGCTCCGGGACAGCCCCGGGACCCCCGAAACAGCCCCCAaaccgggcggggctgcccccaACCCTGCCGCTTCCTCGGGGGTCCCCAAACACGAGAGGGTCCCCGGTGCGGGGGTCTCTGAACCTGCGTGTATTCAGCCTTGGGGGGGCCTCAAACCCCCAAAATCAGGGGGATCCCCAAACCTGAAGGGTCTGAAGCCCCTCTGGGTCCCAAATCTGGGCTTCCCCACGCCTGTGGCTCCCAAACACGGGGGTCCCGAGCCGGGGGTCTCCAAAACCCTGAGGGTGCCCGAAAATTGGGATTTCCCAGAGCCGGGGGTCCCAAGCCCGGAGATTCCGGGGAGCCCCGGGAGGGGCGGGGGTGCTCGGTACCGTAATCGCCGTTCGGGTCCCTCCTGCCCGCGGCCCGGTCCGTGGCCATGGCGGTTCTGGGCGGCTCCCCGGTGATTCCCCggtccccccggtgccccccggtaTCCCCCGGTGCCCCGGGGCTGTGgctgcgggcggggcggctccgggcccGGCCCTCGGCACCGATCCGCCCTCGGGGAgggcccggggccgccccgccccgcccgggctCCGGTGGGACCGGAGGAtgcgtggggggggggggggggggtgcgggAATGCTCCGGGGTGGGGGGCCGGAGGTGCCGGGACCCCCCCCAAAGGTTACCGGGGGTCTGGGggcgcagggacccccccagAGGGGAGGATGCGGGGGTTCAGGGACCCTCCCGTGGGGGCCCCGAGGGTCTGGGGGCGCAGCGACCACCCAGAGTGGGGAATGTGATGGTCGGGGGGTGTGGAGACCCCCGGAGGGGTCTGGGGGTTCAGCGACCCCCAGGGTGGGGAATACAAGAGTCAGGGGCTGCGGGGACCCCCCAAGAGGGAGAATGTGGGGGTgcagagacccctccccagagtggggcacatccaggggtccCAAACCCCCCCCTCCCTCAGGGGTCCCACCCGCGCCCCCCACCCAAAACCGTGGGGTCGCGCTGAAAGCGGCCGAAGCCCCCACGGAGTGACCGAGCCCGGGGGTCGCCCCGAGCCCTGGGTGAGACCCCCGCCCGTggggggggagcggggccggcccgTCCCCTTTAAGGCCTctgggcgccgccgccgctcacctgggcaggtgacGGTGCCGGAGGTGACGGTGCCGCGCGGGCGCCATGGCCGCCTCCGCCCTCTTCATCCTGGACCTCAAGGGGAAGGTGAGACCCCCGCccgcccccagagccccccgggACACCCGAGTGTCCCTGAGGGTCACCCGAGGTCAGTgacccccaggatttggggagggggcgatCCGTGGGGtcaccccactgtcccctctgtccctgaggGTCACCCGAGGTCAGTgacccccaggatttggggagggggcgatCCGGGTGTGAGCCCCCAAACCCTGCCGGGGTCACCGGGGTTTGGgacaccccagtgtcccctctgtgcctgAAGGTCACCCAAGGTCACGGCGGCGACCCCCGtgaccccaggatttggggtgagGGGTTTTGAGGGGGGGGCGTCCCCGTTCCTGaccccctctgtgcccccccagCCGCTGATCAGCCGTAACTACAAGGGGGACGTGGGTCTGGGGGAGATCGAGCACTTCATGGGGGCCCTGCTGCAGCGCGAGGAGGAGGGGACGCTCACGCCCGTGCTGACCCACGGCCACGTGCACTTCCTGTGGATCAAACACGCCAACCTGTACCGTATCCTatcggggacccctccccaaatccccccgggacccctccccaaatcccgccgggacccccagccccggtgccccCCGTTTTCCTTAGCCCCCAgcagtggtggccaccaccaAGAAGAACGGCAACGCCTCCCTTGTCTTCTCCTTCCTCTACAAGGTGGTGGAGGTGAGTCGGGGGTCCCAGCGGGGTCTGGGGGGGCGAGGACCACCCCAGTCCAGGGTGGGGGGGGCTGTGACAGAGGCTccggtgtccccccaggtgttcTGTGAGTACttcaaggagctggaggaggagagcATCCGCGACAACTTCGTCATCGTCTACGAGCTGCTGGACGAGCTGATGGACTTCGGCTTCCCGCAGACCACGGACAGCAAGATCCTGCAGGAGTGAgcgtggggagggggctggggggcgccgggaccccccccccccccacagagCAGAGCCCCCTGACACCCCCAATGCCCCCCAGGTACATCACCCAGGAGGGGAACAAGCTGGAGACGGGCAGGTCGCGCGTGCCCACCACGGTGACCAACGCCGTGTCCTGGCGCTCCGAGGGGCTGCGCTACAAGAAGAACGAGGTGTTCATCGACGTCATCGAGGCCGTCAACCTGCTGGtcaggggctggggggcacctggggggcacggggggcacggggggacaTGGGGCTCTGTTACAAGAACGAGGTGTTCATCGACGTCATCGAGGCCGTCAACCTGCTGGtcaggggctggggggcacctggggggcacctggggggcacGGGAGAGGGGTTGGGGCGGGAAAGGGAGTGGGGTTGGGGTGGGATGTGATGAGGGTTGGGGTGGGAAAAGGGAGCGGGGTTGGGGGAAAAGGGGTGGGAATTGGGGTGGGAGAAGGACGAAGATCGGAGTGGGCATTGGGACGGGGTGCGATGAGGGTTGGGGTGCCATGTGCTGGGCGCGGGGAAGGCGATGGTGCCGGGGCCGTAACGAGGACGGGGCTgatgccggtgccggtgccagaGGCGGTGCCAGCCCGGATCCGGTCCCTGCCGTGCCCGCAGGTGAGCGCCAGCGGCAGCGTGGTGCTCAGCGAGGTCGTGGGCACCATCAAGCTCAAGGTTTTCCTCTCGGGGATGCCGGAGCTGCGCCTGGGCCTCAACGACCGCGTGCTGTTCGAGCTGACGGGCCGTGAGTGCCGGGCTCAGGGGGCTCAGCCCCGTGCCCCCAACCCTCCTGAGCCCCCACTGAGCCCCCCAGACCGCGTGCTGTTCAAGCTGATGGGCCGCGagtgcggggctgggggctcagcGCTGTCCCCCTGACCCTGCTGAGCCCCCCGACCCCCCTGACCCTGCTGAGCCCCctgaccctcctgagccccctgacccccctgagccccctgaccctcctgagcccccacTGAGCCCCCctgaccctcctgagccccctgaccctcctgagccccctgagccccctgaccctcctgagcccccctgacccccctgaccctcctgagccccctgagccccctgaccctcctgagccccctgagcctcctgagCCCCctgaccctcctgagccccccgaCCCCCctgaccctcctgagccccctgaccctcctgagccccctgaccctcctgagcctcctgagccccctgagcccccctgaccctcctgagcctcctggcCCTCCTGAGCCCCCTGAC
The Melospiza melodia melodia isolate bMelMel2 unplaced genomic scaffold, bMelMel2.pri scaffold_292, whole genome shotgun sequence DNA segment above includes these coding regions:
- the AP1M2 gene encoding AP-1 complex subunit mu-2; this encodes MAASALFILDLKGKPLISRNYKGDVGLGEIEHFMGALLQREEEGTLTPVLTHGHVHFLWIKHANLYLVATTKKNGNASLVFSFLYKVVEVFCEYFKELEEESIRDNFVIVYELLDELMDFGFPQTTDSKILQEYITQEGNKLETGRSRVPTTVTNAVSWRSEGLRYKKNEVFIDVIEAVNLLVSASGSVVLSEVVGTIKLKVFLSGMPELRLGLNDRVLFELTGRGKNKSVELEDVKFHQCVRLSRFDNDRTISFIPPDGDFELMSYRLHTQVKPLIWIESIIEKFSHSRVEIMVKAKGQFKKQSVANGVEISVPVPSDADSPKFKTTVGSARYLPERNVVIWSIKSFPGGKEHLMRAHFGLPSVEKEEEEGRPPIAVRFEIPYFTVSGIQVRYMKIIEKSGYQALPWVRYITQSGDYQIRTS